The genomic interval attacccgagatattatgtcgttttggaacgtcatatctccccgcgtaactattacccgagatattatgtcgttttggaacgtcatatctccgcggagttatgtcgttttggaacgtcatatctccgcgcggatctattacccgagatattatgtcgttttggaacgtcatatctccgcgcggagttatgtcgttttggaacgtcacatctccgcgcggagttatgtcgttttggaacgtcatatctccgcggagttatgttgttttggaacgtcatatctccgcgcggagctattacccgagatattatgtcgttttggaacgtcatatctccccgcgtaactattacccgagatattatgtcgttttggaacgtcatatctccgcggagttatgtcgttttggaacgtcatatctccgcgcggagctattacccgagatattagtcgttttggaacgtcatatctccgcgcggagttatgtcgttttggaacgtcatatctccgcgcggagttatgtcgttttggaacgtcacatctccgcgcggagttatgtcgttttagaacgtcatatctccgcgcggagctattacccgagatataatgtcgttttggaacgtcatatctccccgcgtaactattacccgagatattatgtcgttttggaacgtcatatctccccgcgtaactattacccgagatattatgtcgttttggaacgtcatatctccgcgcggagctattacccgagatattatgtcggtctggaacgttatatctccgcggagttatgtcgttttggaacgtcatatctccgcgcggagatattacccGAGacattatgtcgttttggaacgtcatatctccccgcgtaactattacccgagatattatgtcgttttggaacgtcatatctccgcggagttatgtcgttttggaacgtcatatctccgggcggagctattacccgagatattatgtcgttttggaacgtcatatctccgcggagttatgtcgttttggaacgtcatatctccccgcgtaactattacccgagatattatgtcgttttggaacgtcatatctccgcggagttgtgtcgttttggaacgtcatatctccgcgcggagctattacccgagatattatgtcgttttggaacgtcatatatccgcgcggtgctattacccgagatattatgtcgttttggaacgtcatatctccccgcgcaactattacccgagatattatgtcgttttggaacgtcatatctccgcggagttatgttgttttggaacgtcatatctccgcgcggagctattacccgagatattatgtcgttttggaacgtcatatctcaccgcgtaactattacccgagatattatgtcgttttggaacgtcatatctccgcgcggagctattacccgagatattatgtcgttttggaacgtcatatctccccgcgtaactattacccaagatattatgtcgtcttggaacgtcatatctccgcgaagttatgtcgttttggaacgtgatatctccgcgcggagctattacccgagatattatgtcgttttggaacgtcatatctccgtggagttatgtcgttttggaacgtcatatctccacgcagagccattacccgagatattatgtcgttttggaacgtcatatctccgcggagttatgtcgttttggaacgtcatatatccgcgcggagctattacccgagatattatgtcgttttggaacgtcatatctccgtggagttatgtcgttttggaacgtcatatctccacgcagagccattacccgagatattatgtcgttttggaacgtcatatctccgcggagttatgtcgttttggaacgtcatatatccgcgcggagctattacccgagatattatgtcgttttggaacgtcatatctccccgcgtaactattacccaagatattatgtcgtcttggaacgtcatatctccgcgaagttatgtcgttttggaacgtgatatctccgcgcggagctattacccgagatattatgtcgttttggaacgtcatatctccgtggagttatgtcgttttggaacgtcatatctccacgcagagccattacccgagatattatgtcgttttggaacgtcatatctccgcggagttatgtcgttttggaacgtcatatctccccgcgtaactattacccgagatattatgtcgttttggaacgtcatatctccgcgcggagctattacccgagatattatgtcgttttggaacgtcatatctccgcggagttatgtcgttttggaacgtcatatctccctgcgTAACTATTACccaagatattatgtcgttttggaacgtcatatctccgcgcggagctattacccgagatattatgtcggtctggaacgttatatctccgcggagttatgtcgttttggaacgtcatatctccgcgcggagatattacccGAGacattatgtcgttttggaacgtcatatctccgcggagttatgtcgttttggaacgtcatatctccccgcgtaactattacccgagatattatgtcgttttggaacgtcatatctccgcggagttgtgtcgttttggaacgtcatatctccgcgcggagctattacccgagatattatgtcgttttggaacgtcatatatccgcgcggagctattacccgagatattatgtcgttttggaacgtcatatctcaccgcgtaactattacccgagatattatgtcgttttggaacgtcatatctccgcgcggagctattacccgagatattatgtcgttttggaacgtcatatctcaccgcgtaactattacccgagatattatgtcgttttggaacgtcatatctccgcgcggagctattacccgagatattatgtcgttttggaacgtcatatctccccgcgtaactattacccaagatattatgtcgtcttggaacgtcatatctccgcggagttatgtctttttggaacgtgatatctccgcgcggagctattacccgagatattatgtcgttttggaacgtcatatctccgcgcggagttatgtcgttttggaacgtcatatctccgcgcggagttatgtcgttttggaacgtcatatctccgcggagttatgttgttttggaacgtcatatctccgcgcggagctattacccgagatattatgtcgttttggaacgtcatatctcaccgcgtaactattacccgagatattatgtcgttttggaacgtcatatctccgcgcggagctattacccgagatattatgtcgttttggaacgtcatatctccccgcgtaactattacccaagatattatgtcgtcttggaacgtcatatctccgtggagttatgtcgttttggaacgtcatatatccgcgcggagctattacccgagatattatgtcgttttggaacgtcatatctccccgcgtaactattacccaagatattatgtcgtcttggaacgtcatatctccgcggagttatgtcgttttggaacgtgatatctccgcgcggagctattacccgagatattatgtcgttttggaacgtcatatctccgcgcggagttatgtcgttttggaacgtcatatctccgcgcggagttatgtcgttttggaacgtcatatctccgcggagttatgttgttttggaacgtcatatctccgcgcggagctattacccgagatattatgtcgttttggaacgtcatatctccccgcgtaactattacccgagatattatgtcgttttggaacgtcatatctccgcggagttatgtcgttttagaacgtcatatctccgcgcggagctattacccgagatattatgtcgttttggaacgtcatatctccgcgcggagttatgtcggtttggaacgtcatatctccgcggagttatgttgttttggaacgtcatatctccgcggagttatgttgttttggaacgtcatatctccgcggagttacgtcgttttagaacgtcatatctccgcgcggagctattacccgagatattatgtcgttttggaacgtgatatatccgcgcggagttatgtcgttttggaacgtcatatctccgcggagttatgttgtttttgaacgtcatatctccgaggagttatgttgttttggaacgtcatatctccgcggagttatgtcgttttagaacgtcatatctccgcgcggagctattacccgagatattatgtcgttttggaacgtcatatctccgcgcggagttatgtcgttttggaacgtcatatctccgcgcggagttatgtcgttttggaagtcatatctccgcgcggagttatgtcgttttggaagtcatatctccgcggagttatgttgttttggaacgtcaaatctccgcggagttatgttgttttggaacgtcatatctccgcggagttatgtcgttttagaacgtcatatctccgcgcgaagctattacccgagatattatgtcgttttggaacgtcatatctccgcggagttatgtcgttttggaatgtcatatctccgcgcggagctattacccgcgatattatgtcgttttggaacgtcatatctccccgcgtaactattacccgagatattatttcgttttggaacgtcatatctccgcggagttatgttgttttggaacgtcatatctccgcgcggagctattacccgagatattaaaaaaaaatcatcgaaaaagtttccaTTTTCGCACCGagctcgattttgaaaaaaaaaagaacgtgatgtaaccccttgccattttgtcgattataataaaaaaagaaacttaaatagcattacagaaaaaagtgtcaataaccatgctgttaaaatgcgaagcagacgcgcatgaatgtgtgcttgtacatgtatacagaaattcttaaagatgctgttctattcaattgcgcagttgcatataactttgtttttttttttaaccgatctttatgaaatcttctacagtatatcttattgtatcaaagaatatttgtgtatactgaaaaagtcaattgcaaataaattttggctcaaattggttggcaataaaagttgggttattaactggatttatagctctggggtggtagccgagaagtggcgataggtataaaatgaaagatacttgacaaaaatataatattttagaagcaacatatcatgtttcgtgactctagctcttattatttaccaaaattgcccaaacaacaggatatcgatatcgatttttatcgattgcttggaaacggagtaagttatcgagtatcggaaacaaactcgatctgcgcaggcactaggagcacctacatctaaaatttcaagtctgtagctcttacggacggacggacagacagacggacatggctagatcgactcggctattgatgctgatcaagaatatatacatatactttatggggtcggagatgcttccttctgcctgttacatacatttttaatgggttcagggtataaaaatatttaatcaaaCACATAAAATTGCGAAAATATGCCAAGAGATATTCTATCCAGAAATTATACTAAATATTTGATTGTATCTCAGTTTCTTTTCCAATTTCTATCTGACTAGTTATCGATTCGGTTTGAGCAGCATAGTTTACAAGGAGCTTACCATTTGGAGCGTTGTCAGGTACTTCTTCCACCAGAGGTACTTTTGGTATTGTGGACCCATGGCCGAGAACATGTAGTACGTGTACATCACAATGTGCACGAATGTATTGAGCAGGCCAAAGAAGGTGCTGTGGCCACCTAAATGCAGGCATAGACATATATTATAGGGTATCTGACGGTCGTTTAGCCGTGCCTGGTTAACGCACCTGGAGTGAATTTGACACCGAACCACACGGACATGGGCATGCAGCCGTGATGTATGACATGCAATGTCGTCACCTGGCTCGTCTTTTTGCGCAGCACGAAGAAAATCTGTAAGGGTATCGCGTGTGTGGGTGCTAAGGCAATTAACTGACAGATATGGTCACACTTACCGTATCCATGAACTCTGTGAACTTTGAGAAGTAATACCACCAGCACGCGTGAACCATCTGATTTGTTGAGTGGGCAGGCGACAGCGGCGCGGAGAAGAGATTAAATATTCGATTAGCTCGGCTTGTTTTTGAGGATCGCAAACAAATattcgacacacacacacacacactcttctGGATACCCTAACTGAGCAGCACAACAGCTCTTGACCATTTCAGTTCGGTTTCAGGCGAAATTCGTGCCATCAATTAGGGTATACATCAAGGGCGGCGCTGCCGTCGCTTCTGTTTCATGCGCACGCTCAATTTGTGGAgtcaatttatgttttttattgttattaaattataatcaaattatttttttgtaattcaattcaattgaaacATTCATGCACACGCTTCGGTTCCAGTTCAATCAAAACTTTAACTAGaagtatattatttttcaaaatgcaGCAGATAGTCCAAGAAGATATAGTATAGAATGGGGGAAACACATTCAATTAATTGATTAACGgttttgaaatttgaaatatcaTAGTCCTGGCCATTTATAAAATAGAGTTTAATGCATATTCCGGGGTACAACGGGTTTATAAGAGTTTAAAGAGAGTTGTTTACAGTTCCCACTTGTGGGTTGGGTAGGGGTGTTCAATGTTGGCCGGGAAAGGGGCCCCAGagttttctatatattctgtaagaGATAACGACAATGCGACAAGACTTGTCTCCTTTCTCGGTTTAGTGACATTTGAAGGACATTTAAGTGCTGACAGTTATGCGTTACGGCATACACATGCTGCGATCTGGGTTAGgatctgtttttgtttttggtttttttttttttttttgttgggggGAGGGTGAAGGGGGTAGAGGGGTTAGCATTAGTTGTACTTATGTAGTAGATAGTTATTGCTTATGTGTATGAGTGTACAGGTGCTACCTTAACACTTGTGAGACCCACAACTGTTAACCCGAATTGAGTACATGTGTATGGTAAGGTAAGTATCGAGGTATTTATTTGTACATTATATAATAAGCCCAGAACCAATATTCAGGTACAAAAGCACACCTCAtgcacacgcgcgcacacacacacacacacacacacagaccagAGCACAGCACCAATACGTTATCAATAGCTTATCGTTATCAGTAGAGGCAAATCAATATCGTTATTTAACGGCTCGTTGTCAGTTTAACACATACCCTTAACGTTCTAGGATTATTACTATAGTCAACTGGCTGACATCGGAAGCTATAATGTCCAGTTAGCCAACCGGAAACTCCTATCTGCAAATGTAGAgtgtgtaaaatgtgtgtgtgtttgttttgttttggttttttatttatcgaatttcggtttttttgttttttttttttgttgttttttatattgattttgattttgatttcgaTTTGGATATTGTGGCATGAGTTGTGAAATgatttatgttgttttgaGTTTTTGGCTGGCATCGGTTTGCGTTGGCGTTCGGTTTCAGCTGCTTCCAGTTTGTGGGCTGTAAAGAATTAGGCAtggcagacacatacacagacacacattgatattgatatttagccaattgcacacagacacacacacaaacagacagtcacacacacacacgtacatatacattttgGCCAGGTTAGTAGACAGCGTTTAAATGgtattaattaataaagcaTCAAATAGTTGTAAGCGatatttttcattgtttttcttttgttttttgtttttcttttttttttgcacaaattaaTTACCAATTGTTTTCTAgcatttatatacaaaacaaatgatgtatatagaatatatatatttaatatatatgtatatatctttaGCTATATGTTCAGGGCAGTTCTATGTCTAATTAGAAACCAGCTACACATTTGCTCGCCTCGTGTAGTATTTTGTATGTGGCGCATTTATTAATTgataaaaagctaaaaatggTTACAGAaatcaaaaaatcaaaacaaaataataatatacatattgtAAATTATGTAAAGCAATGCTGGttaatcttaaatatttatatggctGTGCCTCAAGCgtttgcatatacataagctaaattattaattccaaaatatatatatcatatatatatatatatatatatatatatatattaatttatatgaatGCCTAGTTGTATGCTCATAACTGCGTTCTGTGGAGACAATCTATGAATCAGGGTCTGCTAAATGGGCGCGAGTTTCCCTAGGCTTTTCACTTTCACTTTCACGCTTGAAGAGCTAAGCGCGTTCCTGCTGCACACAGTCAAATAGATTTTTATTGGCATTTAAAGACGAGACACTTACTCTCCTAGATGTGGCACTATCGCTATAGTCCACAGGCTGACAGCGGAAGCTGTACGAACCCCACCAGCCGCCCATTAAACACTAAAAACGAAATCAGATTAATGCCAAAGAAAATGAGATAGAGAGAAcataagaaaaacataaaataaagtgCACattaaaagcagcagcaattgccaATTGCCTTAAGGCAGTTGCCTATTGGCAGTAGCAGTTGGCAGTAGCAGTTGggagttggcagttggcagttggcagttggcagttccCAGCAGCAAGTTGTTTGCCTTTAAACGCTTTTCCAGGTCAGTTAAGCAAGCAGCCAAAACGACGACGCCagcgatgttgttgttgttgttgttgttgattgatGTTGTGGTtggtgttgttcttgttgttgttgttcttattgttgttgatgttgatggtCGTGTTATTTGGTTTGGTGTGAGTGCCACTTACCTCATAGAATAGCCACGCGCTAAATACAACCTGTAACGCATTATAGACGACCAGCATGTTCTGTAGATGTAACGGCTTTCGATTCTCCATTAATCGCGGCCCAAGCACCTGTTATATAAAACAAGAGAATATCGCTTAATGATTATGTCATAGAGATGCACAACAAAGTCAGTTGCTTTCGGAGAAGCCGAAGATGTAATACTCTTTAACTGATTTTCATTGTTTCCTAgggttttctttgttttttttttttttttaacaaaagcTCAATATCTGATAGCTTTTGCTAGAGAACCTATACAATTTGATGGATCAGATACTGATTAATCTCTCTGCAGCAAATAGTTTGCATATTTTACAGTAAGAAATATTATGCTTGACCAATTGTTTTCATCGGCGCTTTATGATTTACTCGTTTGTTATAGACAGGACTTTATTTTAGCATTGCAAAGTGGGAATATTCTTAAAAAGATGTATGCGTTCATTCCGTTTTGGCCTAGTCCGATCCGACCTGAAGAAGTTctttatgttatttatatttatattttatggcaTCAACATTCAAGGCATGACATCCGCTGACTGTTTATGTGAATACTCTGTTTTCCACACTCTGAATGTGAGCCCAACCAGCGTAAATATATGCACTCAAAAACATGTTCAATATGGACATCCTCAGTCTGTTTATATAAAAGACCTGTTTATCCATAATTGTTTTTAGGGCTCGTTTGCCTTATAAGGAATTTAGCTTTAACTTCTCCCATTGAGTCGATGCTTCTCTAGTTATTACGCATTTGTCTGCCGACTGCTTGTTTTTCTAGACCTTTTTATAGAATTTCCACAAACTTAAGTCCTAATTTATCGTCGAATAATACTCCTGGAATTTTTTTAACGCTTGACTCACTGTGCTGTCTGTTTCTTATCAACGCGCTGATTAGGTTGGTCTATTATAAAAACGCCTTATGATTAGAAATGcgtatatgtgtgcgtttgaCTGTGAGTAAGCCATAAATAAAGCTTGCtcaacccaaaaaaaaaaaaaaaaacacaaaactgtGGACGCTATCAGTGGATACGCCCACGTTGTGCGTTTTCCGCATGGGAATAGCACTTGAGATTAAGACGTAGCCGCAGCTGGTCTTGTTGATATGACCTAAATCTGTGTATTAGATGGCTAACCATATGGTCAAATCGAGAGGCCATAAAACAAACACGTGTTCGGCAGAGTGGGCGACTTACCTTAACCAGGTAGACGTATGTGAGGCACACGGCGAGTGTGGGGAAGGGTGACGACATCATGGGCCAGTCCTTTGTCCTTGAATCTGTGCAATTAGAAGAGTTAcaaaacaatattatatatattaataatgtaTTAGTAGAAACTAGATCCGAACCAAGAGTAAAACCTGGTTCGTTGGTCGACACGCATCAAAACAAAGCACAGGGCATATGTTTGAATTGACTGAAGCATTGtttatgttattgttgttgttgttgttgttgtttactaactacgcacatacacatagtATCTATTAGATAAGAAAGCAAGCAAGTTAACATTGCTCTTATCATCTGTACATCATTAGCATTGGGCATTGGCCCTCATTTGTGGCACGTTCATGTTTGAGACAATGTCACCAAGGCGATCATTAGCTATactaatgataatgataatgacaaTGCTAATGATAATGAgaatgttgatgatgatgatgatgatgatgagacGTGCAGCTCATCCTGTTTAATGGACTGCACAACAATTACATTTTAAGTCCAACTATTTAAATGCttagcatttatatatatacacatatatatcttTTCAGCTTTGGAATTTCTTCATTCGCTTCATTTGGCATTCAGTTCAGCGATAATTGTCATAAAAATGCGTAAATTTAGCTGGGTGTTTAACTCATGAATAACTTATGCAACCTGACGAATAATCACGCGAATTTCGATTGCCCAAGcaaaaactcaacaaaagcagcaaaataaataaataaatcaataataattaaatatatgcgttggcaaatatttcaatatagcggaaaaacaatcaaaggcTAGATAATAAAAGTATCAAAAATTGATGAGCTGCGCACAACTGACGCAGTTTGATGAATAGATTAACAAACCGTAAAGAAAAagtccaaataaaaaattaataaacgaaTATTAATTAAGATTTCCAACTTGATTGAAGAGCTATGTGCCAAGTGAAA from Drosophila virilis strain 15010-1051.87 chromosome 2, Dvir_AGI_RSII-ME, whole genome shotgun sequence carries:
- the LOC6630979 gene encoding very long chain fatty acid elongase AAEL008004 isoform X2, whose protein sequence is MALIMKYIESINRYMDSHSDSRTKDWPMMSSPFPTLAVCLTYVYLVKVLGPRLMENRKPLHLQNMLVVYNALQVVFSAWLFYECLMGGWWGSYSFRCQPVDYSDSATSRRMVHACWWYYFSKFTEFMDTIFFVLRKKTSQVTTLHVIHHGCMPMSVWFGVKFTPGGHSTFFGLLNTFVHIVMYTYYMFSAMGPQYQKYLWWKKYLTTLQMVQFILIMVHAFQLLFIDCNYPKAFVWWIGMHAVMFFFLFNEFYKAAYKNRLMKKNALLANGHAKPNGYCKSINAHDDLFMPQPAAETTTASTAKANGNGNATLSNGHANGLKNGYKPLPNGNAAAVANGSAHKTNGILLTNGFGNGSGGYATKLLDDVAQELTHRKTQK
- the LOC6630979 gene encoding very long chain fatty acid elongase AAEL008004 isoform X3; its protein translation is MALIMKYIESINRYMDSHSDSRTKDWPMMSSPFPTLAVCLTYVYLVKVLGPRLMENRKPLHLQNMLVVYNALQVVFSAWLFYECLMGGWWGSYSFRCQPVDYSDSATSRRIGVSGWLTGHYSFRCQPVDYSNNPRTLRMVHACWWYYFSKFTEFMDTIFFVLRKKTSQVTTLHVIHHGCMPMSVWFGVKFTPGGHSTFFGLLNTFVHIVMYTYYMFSAMGPQYQKYLWWKKYLTTLQMVQFILIMVHAFQLLFIDCNYPKAFVWWIGMHAVMFFFLFNEFYKAAYKNRLMKKNALLANGHAKPNGYCKSINAHDDLFMPQPAAETTTASTAKANGNGNATLSNGHANGLKNGYKPLPNGNAAAVANGSAHKTNGILLTNGFGNGSGGYATKLLDDVAQELTHRKTQK
- the LOC6630979 gene encoding very long chain fatty acid elongase AAEL008004 isoform X1; the encoded protein is MALIMKYIESINRYMDSHSDSRTKDWPMMSSPFPTLAVCLTYVYLVKVLGPRLMENRKPLHLQNMLVVYNALQVVFSAWLFYEIGVSGWLTGHYSFRCQPVDYSNNPRTLRMVHACWWYYFSKFTEFMDTIFFVLRKKTSQVTTLHVIHHGCMPMSVWFGVKFTPGGHSTFFGLLNTFVHIVMYTYYMFSAMGPQYQKYLWWKKYLTTLQMVQFILIMVHAFQLLFIDCNYPKAFVWWIGMHAVMFFFLFNEFYKAAYKNRLMKKNALLANGHAKPNGYCKSINAHDDLFMPQPAAETTTASTAKANGNGNATLSNGHANGLKNGYKPLPNGNAAAVANGSAHKTNGILLTNGFGNGSGGYATKLLDDVAQELTHRKTQK